Proteins co-encoded in one Hymenobacter swuensis DY53 genomic window:
- a CDS encoding molybdenum cofactor biosynthesis protein MoaE: protein MIHIDLTDQPIDVSAALRSVEADGAGAINTFIGTVRNKSTGRPVVRLEYEAYDSMALHQLRKVAEQAAERWPMVEKITVVHRKGTLHIGDVAVVVALSTPHRAESFAACQYIIDTLKQVVTIWKKEFYDDGDVWVAAHP from the coding sequence TTGATCCACATCGACCTCACTGACCAACCCATCGACGTATCGGCTGCTTTGCGCAGCGTGGAGGCCGATGGGGCCGGGGCCATCAACACGTTTATCGGCACGGTGCGTAACAAGAGCACCGGCCGCCCCGTGGTGCGCCTCGAATACGAAGCCTACGACAGCATGGCCCTGCACCAGCTCCGCAAAGTAGCCGAGCAGGCCGCCGAGCGGTGGCCGATGGTGGAAAAGATAACCGTCGTGCACCGCAAAGGCACCCTGCACATCGGCGACGTGGCCGTGGTGGTGGCCCTATCTACCCCGCACCGTGCCGAGAGCTTCGCCGCCTGCCAGTACATTATCGACACCCTGAAACAGGTGGTGACTATCTGGAAAAAGGAGTTCTACGATGACGGCGACGTGTGGGTAGCCGCGCACCCGTAG